The Nocardia sp. NBC_01503 sequence AGAAGCTGCTCCGCATGGAGGACGAACTCGGCCGCCGGGTCATCGGACAGCAGGCGCCGGTACAGGCGGTCTCCGATGCGGTGCGCCGCGCCCGCGCCGGCGTGGCCGATCCGAATCGGCCGACCGGTTCGTTCATGTTCGTCGGACCCACCGGCGTGGGTAAGACCGAACTGGCAAAGGCGTTGGCCGACTTCCTGTTCGACGATGAACGCGCCATGATCCGCATCGATATGAGCGAGTACAGCGAGAAGCATTCGGTGGCCCGCCTGGTCGGTGCGCCTCCGGGCTATGTCGGATACGACCAGGGCGGTCAGCTCACCGAGGCGGTGCGCAGGCGGCCGTACTCGGTGGTGCTCTTCGACGAGATCGAGAAGGCGCATCCGGATGTGTTCGACATCCTGCTGCAGGTGCTCGACGAGGGCCGGCTCACCGACAGTCAGGGCCGCACGGTCGACTTCCGCAACACCATCCTGATTCTCACCTCGAATCTGGGTGCGGGCGGTTCGAACGAGATGGTCATGAACGCGGTGCGGGCCGCCTTCAAACCCGAGTTCCTGAACCGCCTCGACGATGTGGTCATGTTCCATCCGCTCGATGAGGAGCAGTTGGAGTCGATCGTCGACATCCAGCTGAACCAGCTGCAGAAGCGGCTCGCGCAGCGCCGCCTGAAGTTGGACGTCTCCGATTCGGCCCGGTTCTGGCTCGCGGTGCGCGGCTACGATCCGGCGTACGGCGCCCGGCCGCTGCGCAGGCTGATCCAGCAGTCCATCGGCGACACCCTCGCCAAGGAACTGCTCGCCGGTGAGGTTCAGGACGGCGACATCGTGAAGGTGAATGTCACCCCCGACGGTGATTCCCTGATCGTCGGCCGCTAGTCCGTTCGGAGAACAGCTCAGCTCAGGCCCCCGGAGACGACTCTCCGGGGGCCTCGCTGCGATGAGCTGACCTGTGTGTTCGCGGCCCGCCCCCGCTTCTGGACTGAGTGGAGCGGGGGAGCGAAGCGGAGGAGCGGAGGGAGGGAGCGAAGCGGGGTTACAGGGCCGCGAACCGCCGTAGCGAAGCGGAGGCAAAATTTGCAGAGCAGCTTAGGCTGGAGGTCATGACCAACCCGAGCGATCCGTGGTCGCGGCGGCCCGAACCTGAGCCCGGGGAGGAGCCGACCGAGCGGGTCGCGCACCCCACCGAGCAGGTCGGGTACCCCTCGGAAGTCGCCGATCCCCACGGTGCGGCCCCCACCATTTCGCCCACCGAGTACTTCGCACAGCAGCAGGGACCCGAGGCCACCCGGGTGCTGCCGCCGTATGACGCCAGTTGGGGCGGATACGAGACGGGCGGCGGGTACGCACCACCCACCGCGAGTTATCCCCAGGGGTACGCCCCGAGCGGTGTCGCCGGATACGGGCAGATGCCCGGGCCCGAGGGCGGCGTGAGCTACGGCCAGACCGGCGGCCCCGGCGGTTATCAGCCCGGGGGCTTCCCACAGCAGCCCGGCCCACCGCAGCCGCCCCGCAAAACCGGTATGTGGATCGGCATCGCGATCGCGGCCCTCGTCCTCGTCGCGCTGGCCGGTGTGCTGGCGGGAGTGCTTCTGGCGAACAAGGATTCGTCCGATACCTCCGCCGCGGCCAGCACCACCCGCACCAGCGGACTCGCGTTCCCCGGTTTACCCGGAAACACCTCTTCACAGCCGCTGCCCAGCGGCATCCCGGAGATTCCGGGCCTGGGCGATATCGACTCTCTCGGTGCGAATATGGGCACGCTCGCGAGCAATGACGGCACCACCTTGACCATGACCACCCTCTCCGGCACTACGGTGACCGTGCACACCGACGAACGGACGCAGGTGATTTCGCTGGGCAGTACCAAGGTGGCGGACCTGCCGGTGGGCGAAATGGTGATGGTCCAAGGCGATAAATCCGCCGACGGCTCGATCCAGGCCAAGCTCATCATCAGCACGTCTTTACCCGGCGGAACCCGGTGAAAGACAACCGCTCTCAGGTTCGCGGCCGTCCCGGTTCTGGACAGACCGGAGGCGGGGGAGCGCAGCGGAGGAGCCGGAGGGAAGGAAGAACCGGGACTTCGAGGCCGCGAACCCGCCCGGAGCGCAGCGGAGGGCAAATTGGACACAGTAGGGTAGGCGGCGATGACGGCTATATGGTTCGGGTTGGCGGCGATCGCGCTGGTGGGTGCGATCGTGCTGCTCTATTTCGATCGGCTGCAGCGGCAGCGCACGGGGCATGTGCGCCAGGTCTGGGCGAAATCCCAGGGGTACACCTATGTTTCGGTGGAACCGGCGCTGGCCTCCACCTGGCGGCGCGGTGCGCTGGCCAAGCTCGGGTACCTCTCCGCGGTGGATGTGGTCTCCGGTAATCGCAAGGGCGAGAAGTTCGTTCTCTTCGATCTGGAGGATGCCGCCACCCTGGTCGCGGTGCGCCGGCAGATCGGGTCGGACATCGATATCGATCTGCGCATGAAGACCGCCGCCCCGCCCAAGGATCACGATCTGGAAATGCTTGGCGCCATTGGTGATCGGGTGGTCTTCGCGACCAATCCCGATATCGCCCGGCATGCGGTGGACCAGCGCATGGTGGCCTTCATCGAATCGCTGCCCGATACCGTGCAGCAGCTCTGGAGTGAGGGCAACTGGACGCTC is a genomic window containing:
- a CDS encoding DUF5666 domain-containing protein, with product MTNPSDPWSRRPEPEPGEEPTERVAHPTEQVGYPSEVADPHGAAPTISPTEYFAQQQGPEATRVLPPYDASWGGYETGGGYAPPTASYPQGYAPSGVAGYGQMPGPEGGVSYGQTGGPGGYQPGGFPQQPGPPQPPRKTGMWIGIAIAALVLVALAGVLAGVLLANKDSSDTSAAASTTRTSGLAFPGLPGNTSSQPLPSGIPEIPGLGDIDSLGANMGTLASNDGTTLTMTTLSGTTVTVHTDERTQVISLGSTKVADLPVGEMVMVQGDKSADGSIQAKLIISTSLPGGTR